The window TATTAGCATGACAAATTCCTCGCCAACTACCAAATCACCCACTTTAAAATCTAAAGGAAAGTACACCAAAGCATCCCCAATTTCTGTAGTGTCACTGTTGTCCAAGGAATTGGAGAGctcaaatagttttgttaaagtATCGAAGAGTCCACTACAGTCACCTAAAGCATCAAGAAGACTAACAAGGTCATCAAAGATAGCATTCAGACCAGAAAGGTCACCTAAATCAGCAAGGTCATCCAAAATAACAAAAGAAAGAGGAAGGTCGACAAAAAGTTCTGAGATCCTACCAAATTCATCAAAAAGATCATGCAGTCCAGCAAGGTCACCCAAGGCATCTGTCAGTCCAACAAAACCACCCAAGGCTTCAGTAAGACAAACCGAATTACCCAAGGCATCATTGAGTCCAGCAAGGCTTGCCAAGGTGTCAGGGGGTCCAACCAAGCTCATCAACGCATCAGTAAAATCTAAAAACTCACCTAAGGTATCAGGGAGACCAACCAGGTCACCTAAGTCCATTGAGAAACTAACAAGATCACCCAGAGCATCAGCAAGTTTAACAAGCCCACCCAAGACATCAGTGAATCCACAAAAGTCGCCTAAGGCATCAATGAGGCCGAAAAGGTCGCACAAATTATCAATTGGACATACAAGGTCACCCAAAATATCAACAAGGTCACGCATGGTATCAGTGAGTCCAACAAGGTCACCCAAGACATCAATGAGCTCAACAACACCACCCAAGTCTTCGGTTGAACCAAGAAAGCCTTCAATGAGATCAACGAGGTCATTCAAGACATCAGGGGTTGAAATAACATCACCCAAAGCATCAATTAAACCGAAAAAGACGCCGAAGGTTTCATTAGGGCCAACAAGGTCCCCAAAGGCTTCAGTAACTTCAACAAAGACACCCAAAGCATCAGTAAAGCCAAGCAAGTCACCCAAGGCATCAGCAAGTCCCAAAAAGTCGTCCAAGACGTCGGTGAGGCCAACAAGGTCACGCATGGCATCGGTGAGTCCAACAAGGTCGCCCAAGATATCAGTGAGTTCAACAACACCATCCAAGGCCTCAATTAAACCACGAAAAACTCCTAAGGCTTTAATGGAACCAACAAGGTCACCCAAGACAGTGATTGAAATAATATCACCTAAATCATCAAATAAACCGAAAAAGACGCCGAAGACTTCATTAGGGCCAACAAAGTCCCCAAAGACTTCAGTAACTTCAACAAAGACACCCAAAGCATCAGCAAAACCAAGCAAGTCACCCAAAGCATCAGCAAGTCCAAAGAAGTCGCCCAAAACACCAGTGAGTTCAGAAACACCACCCAATGCCTCAATAGAACGACAAAAGACTCCCAAGGCTTTAATGAGACCAACAAGGTCACCCAAGACAGTGATTGAAATAACATCACCTAAAGCgtcaattaaacaaaaaaagacgCCGAAGGCTTCATTAGGGACAACAAGGTCACCTAAGGCTTCATTAAATTTAACAAGGACACCTAAAGCACCAGCAAAACTGACCAAGCCACCCAAGTCATCAGTGAGTCCGAAAAAGTCGCCCAAGGCATCAGCGAGACCAACAAAGTCACCTAAGACTTTAATGGTTAATCGTCAAGTTACTCCAACAAGGTCACCCAAGGTCTCAACGAGTCGAATAATGAGTAGTTCAACATCTTCATTAAATGCCAGTAAAACTACAAAATTTCCTAAAGATGCCAAACATTCACCCATTTTACCTCAGACCAAGCGACATTCAACTAGGTTGATATCGGGTACACCGACAGCAACATCCAAAACATCTGTGGATTTATGTTTCAATGCCGAGTTATTAACTCCTGACGCAACCATCAACGAAACTGAAAATGACACTTATAATAATCTCAAGCTGATGGAAATGTCTCACACAAAAGCAGCTGCATCGTTATTAAAGGTGAAAAAATCACGATGTCAAAAAAGCATAGTTAAACGAGGTTCACCAGTGAAGGATTTGTCTCAACACATTGATGAGATCTTGGAAGAAAAAGCTGGGCAAAAAACTTCAAGTGTGTTTTTGGGTGTTCTTAATGAGCAAGTCTACACCAGTCTCCTAAAAAGTACACAAATGAACACCTCGGGAACTTCAGCTAGAAAACATCTAAAGCAGGCAAAAACATCAAGTTTTGACACGCCTAAAGTCAAACATTCACAATCAAAATCTTATGTTAAACAAAAGCAGGAAATGCATGTCACTAGTGCTACTGAGAGGAAAAGGTCCCcatcatcaacacttcatcGTCGCTCTCTTCCAAACCCAGTTATGGTCACTAATGTTGTAGAAAGTGTTGTTTCACGCAAAAGACGCTCGGCAACTCAAGTGAGTGTGGATTCTCCGAAGTTAGCAAAATTGAGTCAGAGCGCGAAAAAGATTGTTCGCAAACCTACGCCTAATCGTGTGCGCAAGACTCTTGAAACGAGGAAAGTTGTTGACTATGCTATGGGTGACCACTCGTTACTATATGCAACGCCTGATGCTCATGGTGAAGCTCATCTTTTTCATACTCCGATGGTTGACCAGCAACATCCAAGTGCTTCTCCAGAATCACCCGCACTCTTGAATGATACCTTGGTATCAGTTGCTGAAACATCAGGAGACGTAACTTCTGATGAAGAAGATGCTGATGTAGAAGAGGTAGCACCCGCTGCCAAAACTTGGTGTAGTATTATGTGAGCTTCATTTCATATTAGCATGGCAATTAGTTTTTAGTTCATCTAACTAGTTTATAAACCATAACTTTTCTGGTAATGTTGGAAAAAATGAAcccttatatgtatataagttttCAATATATCTCTATGACTGGTTGGTTGATATTCAACTTTTGTTTGGGCAGTATGTATCCCGCTAGTTATTGTTAAGCTGTCAATCAGGAATAACTAAATATAGTTTGCCTGGTTATTCTTTTATCAAGTCTTGATAAATTCTATTATTTTGCTTATATAGACAGTCAATGTCActatattatttgattattaATAGTAGCTAATGATGATTATATTGCATGCTaatagtatgcatatatatatgtatataataaagcCTTCACAATTGTGCATTTCTTCTTTATTTCGCTGCAAAGTTCACTTGATACTAGAGCGAAATGGAAAAATGTGTTTGCTTTTAATCTGTCACCAACATGTCTGAGATTTCAACAATAATTACACTGCATTAGCAAGATACATTAGTCACACAATCCTTGGACTTGCTTTAGACAAGTGTGGTACATTCTACACGTGTGTAGGTTGTTACAAATATGATGATGCAGTGTATTCATTCACCTTATACTCAAGGGAATTCAAGCGTATACTATTTGATTCACTGTAGCCACATTCTTTGTCAAAAGGTGATGAGTTATATAAACGCTACCATTGCATAGGTTATCTGTCATCAATAGCAAAGTCCCTTAGCTCTGTCAGCTTTTGTGCTACATCGCTTGGATGGTTTATAATTTCTAAAGCTTGAACAAGAAGAAATTCCACCATCCCTTATTATCGATAACTTATTAAGGCTCACATATCTTCACGGTCTCTTAGCTGTTGTCAGTACATTTTACTCAAGAATTTTGGATATTATGATTTTTGTTGGGTAGGCTGTAAGTATGGATGAGCGCCTGCTTGCTCTGGCAGATGTCATAAATTCTGCCACTGCTCCAGGTAGGTTCATATTATATACAGTTCAAAACTTCTGTACAATGTATTGGGACAATGGCTAGCTCCTAATAAGAAAATATGCTATGCAGGAGGTGATCAGGCTGTTCTCAAGTATAGACTCAGATCGGGGCGTAGCTCTCCCCTACCTCCTGGTAAGAAATTACTACCGTATATGAAGATAACCAGAAACTACGAAAGAACATGGCAGCGGGCGGTAAGAAAAGTACACATTGTGAACATGTTGAGGAGGATGGGACAAGAGAGGATGAAGCAGCATCAAAAAAGTCACCCTAGCCTGGACTATCAATGCATTGCGGTATGATAGCAGGTTTAGTATATTTGCCAAATAAATCATTTCCCTGCAATGTTAAACAACACAATGCATGTACCTGCCTCTGAATGTTAAGTATTTCATCCTTTTTAGTGTATTTCGTATTCAATCGTTTACATTGTTCAGCGGAAACTCAGCAGTTTTAGCCTTAGCAGTTTTAGCCTTAGCAGTTTTAGCCTTAGCAGTTTCAGTGTTTATTATAAACTTTGTGACTCTTTACATAGAAAgatttatatgcatgtataagCTGAGAAATAAAATTATCTCCTTAATTTAAGCTCATTATGTCAATAGCTCTAGTCCCGCTACTGCCGCCAACCGCGATGTTTTGCAAACCAAGCGGTATTTATATCGTAGGCGTATTTATTTCCTTTAGGATAAAGAAATGCGTAAGGAGAGAAGGATCAGCAACAAGTTAAACCGACAGGATTCAAAGTTTCTGGTTGAGCATCTCCGGCATAAGGCCTCTGTGCAAAGACTAAGCACCGAGGCTCAGAGGTCAGAGGTCTTTTACTCTATATTAGGGTGAAGCTGAACAGCGGAGTGTACAGCAACATGGGAAACATTTCTTTCTAGAGAATCACAACATCAAATATAACAGATGTTGTTGCTATAGTAGTTGCTATACTAGTTCTAAGctcattgatattgtatatatacagtactgtacattactgatatactattaatactatatATAGCTGTTCTCTGTCTGTGATATATTATTGATACTATATATAGCTGTCCTCCGTCTGTGATATATTATTGATACTATATATAGCTGTCTTCCGTCTGTGA of the Watersipora subatra chromosome 4, tzWatSuba1.1, whole genome shotgun sequence genome contains:
- the LOC137393137 gene encoding adhesive plaque matrix protein-like, whose protein sequence is MSVENQSWISGEEFQFKTPSRSERLRLAGGNVRSPINTRRRTTLALGRHVGPLLVPSDEETSPKSKAIQSSNFYKKTEVRTRQLKTVTTVQVACVREESLAAVLPTRGKKAKASTSNKSSSSAKVKRRGASMESPPVKVKRISVSNKRKTEESNSSIKVSPASPKLSRSARTEAPIVSHILSTKSKAFSVSHKSGMSSISMTNSSPTTKSPTLKSKGKYTKASPISVVSLLSKELESSNSFVKVSKSPLQSPKASRRLTRSSKIAFRPERSPKSARSSKITKERGRSTKSSEILPNSSKRSCSPARSPKASVSPTKPPKASVRQTELPKASLSPARLAKVSGGPTKLINASVKSKNSPKVSGRPTRSPKSIEKLTRSPRASASLTSPPKTSVNPQKSPKASMRPKRSHKLSIGHTRSPKISTRSRMVSVSPTRSPKTSMSSTTPPKSSVEPRKPSMRSTRSFKTSGVEITSPKASIKPKKTPKVSLGPTRSPKASVTSTKTPKASVKPSKSPKASASPKKSSKTSVRPTRSRMASVSPTRSPKISVSSTTPSKASIKPRKTPKALMEPTRSPKTVIEIISPKSSNKPKKTPKTSLGPTKSPKTSVTSTKTPKASAKPSKSPKASASPKKSPKTPVSSETPPNASIERQKTPKALMRPTRSPKTVIEITSPKASIKQKKTPKASLGTTRSPKASLNLTRTPKAPAKLTKPPKSSVSPKKSPKASARPTKSPKTLMVNRQVTPTRSPKVSTSRIMSSSTSSLNASKTTKFPKDAKHSPILPQTKRHSTRLISGTPTATSKTSVDLCFNAELLTPDATINETENDTYNNLKLMEMSHTKAAASLLKVKKSRCQKSIVKRGSPVKDLSQHIDEILEEKAGQKTSSVFLGVLNEQVYTSLLKSTQMNTSGTSARKHLKQAKTSSFDTPKVKHSQSKSYVKQKQEMHVTSATERKRSPSSTLHRRSLPNPVMVTNVVESVVSRKRRSATQVSVDSPKLAKLSQSAKKIVRKPTPNRVRKTLETRKVVDYAMGDHSLLYATPDAHGEAHLFHTPMVDQQHPSASPESPALLNDTLVSVAETSGDVTSDEEDADVEEVAPAAKTWCSIM